The Xiphophorus hellerii strain 12219 chromosome 7, Xiphophorus_hellerii-4.1, whole genome shotgun sequence nucleotide sequence ACTTTTCACGTTTCTTCCCAAACAAACCGAGTAAGTTGAATTATGCTGTTGGATGCACATCATGATAGCTAAATGATAACTATATCTGTATATCCATGGCTATATATCATGTTAAGAAtgttaaatgtgcaaaatgtaatgtttttttgttttttttatacatatttgttaaaactatcactatATATATAGACAGCCTGTTTAATGGGCCTCTCAAAATAAGCTATACAGCCTTCAGCACTGTGGCTCATTGGTCAAATAAAACCATAGAAAGAGAACCTGAAAGAGGATTCTTTCAGGTTCTATCCTTTcagaaaacctgaagaaaattgtttttttctttaattctcTGCTGACTAAATAGAAACATGGGATTTAAATTGTTGTGCAAACTCTTTGTTGTCACAGTGTACATGAACCAAGACTTGAACATAATAAGCAATAATTTTAAGGTCAGAATGGAACCAGCAGGTGAAAGAGTTCACAAATTAGACTCGGCTAAAATTACTGTTCTACTTTGATAATGTCTTCTTTAGACTATGGGTGTTCTCACACCTGGTAGTCCGCTAGACTCTGCACATATGtggaccaaaattgcaaaatatgtttaattctCAGCTGCTGTAGTTCGCATTCACACTGGAAACGACccaaactaactgaaaaacctgttccccccccgtcgcctgtggtggcgctgcaccaagaactactgaaggaattgacacaaaacctctgaagaagaccagcacaacttccttctttacaaaatgtaaacaaaatggagcggtgtcagattttaggggttgtaggatttctccaTTGATATACTTTACTAGTTTGGATATTGCCCATTAGCCGCTAATGCTAGCGATGCTCCTGCAGGCGCCATTACTACGCTGTGAATCAGGTCCACAAAACCAGACTGTTCTAATGCGGGATGAGTAAgaatctgtcacaaaaatgatCGTAGTACTCTTATTTCTTCATCGATGTATATAAATATGGCTCAAATTAAAGCTGAGGAAATTGCTGATGTTttcatatgtaaaatatgtattctctcttgatataaatctataaacagtttggtttctgtcaagaTGCAAGAGAGTATTAAGCAAATTGCTCTTTTATATTggtcaatatttaatattacataattcCCGCCTTTAAAATTGactcatatatttatatatatgaaaCATATGAAATATGTAATCCTATTTGATGatatacatttaaacaaaagagGTCATTAGcccagtttttgtcatttattaaaggTTTAACAATTATAGGAGTGCACcacagcaaataaataataagctGATAAACAGgtgtaaaacaactttaaaccgTTTATATTCTGCTGTTTCTCACTCTCTGTGATGGCACGCAGacctgttaccatggcaaccgaCACAACATCCCCGTTAACCTGCAGAGCAGAGAGtctatgtttattatatttattgacCAGATTGCCCTGCACTGCAgttcgcttcctgcttttggcgCGGTCTCCGATCCGCTTGCATTCACACTGCCTGTCAACTGCATCAGAATTCACTTCAGCCGGACCGTGACCGAGGTTCAGAATTCGCTTTTTTAAACCGTTTTGAaattcaaatttgcattcaCACTCCCCAAACGAAttggactttctagacaaacaaattAGAGtctgattaaagcagactaaacagagCTAGTGTGAATACACCCCATGGGTTTTTAGTCATTCTTTACTGCTTAAATGATCTCAGGTTAGATAAGTAGGATCACTGTAAAAACTGTAAGCATCCTTGGTCACGATCACTATGAACTAACacatttaagtcaaataaaatcaaatatttacaaaaactaaaatcGACTACAATTCATAACTTGTGGTTCATTTCTTTGACTTGATAAACCTGTTTTGAACCAAGTACATTTACTATTGTTTGATATGACCCAGCCACTGAATGTTGATCCCCAAAGCCCTAAAATTTCAACTGTGGAAAATTCTCAGTTTACATGTACTACATTTGTTCTACAGCAAACACTCTAAAAGGCTAAATACTTAGCAATAAAAGATAAGAACAGGTTAATTTCTTACTCTTTTAATCAATTAAGaattaatacaaaaacagtATCAATAACatgtttgacacatttttctgtcGCAAACATAAGTAGTGTCGAAAATTGTGTTAGTAAAACTCACCATTTTGCATGATCCTGTAAAACTTCCAAGATGCTTTTTTGCATTTGtctaaaaaaagtttaaatggtATATATAATGTGCGAATAAGACATATTTTTATACTACTGATAAATCCGCATGTTATGAAAAAATGATCCTGCCTACTGAAGTCAGATATAAAAGCGGCAAACTGTTTCACCCATTAGGACAGGATGTGGGGGAAGAGTAGCCTGTCAATTGCAGAAGTAACTGTAAAACAGTTTCATTTCCTCGTTTGCAGTTTTACAGATACACCAGCCAAAGTCAACATCAGAAATACTTCGCAAAATCTATGAAACAGTTTCGCAGCAATGCAGACAATTAGACAACCATAGCTATTCAGGGAAGTGCATTCAAAGCTATAAATATTACAGAACGATTAATGAGTATGTATTGTGGTTcctttattatcatttattatgaTTTGAATAATTATATGACCTGGTATAgtcaaaattataaatatatcaaaGCAATGTAAATGACAaagattctttatttttactgttgctACTTTTAAACACAGTTAAAAACAAACGCATGCATTTGTCAGAATTAGATGTTTATTGTCATTGTCCTAATGGCATATTGATggatacaataaaatgtcatttgaaCATCTCAATACTTCTAAGAGTTGGATTTTCAAAGTACACACACTGAGCTGTGCTCACATAAGCAAAGCTTTATGTTTTGATACTatgtttatttgatattttgtgacaatgtttattttgttaatcaAAATAGactatatacacacacacattatatatatatatatatatatatatatatatatatatatatatatagtatactgtatatatatatatggctgGCAGAAGTTGTTTGTAACTTTGAAATACTAACCTCTTATTGCCAGGCGTTTTGGGTCATGAATTTGCGGGACAGTAATAGCATTAGCTTAACATTCTTTATAAAAATCATGTACTGTATAAATGTATACATGTCAAGGCACGTAAAGACCATCAAACAGCTGTGACACATGTTTGTGCAGTTGACTGTACTAGTTATCAAGACCATGTTGGCATGTATTACTGGCCTTTAAAAGCAACTGGCTGTTTGTTTAAACCAAGTAAAGAATTACATAAATGTGTGCTTGCATAActtgtaataaattattttacagtggTGGGTATATTGTTGTATGATTAAAGAAGTTTTAACTCAGCTCAACTTCAACACAGGGACATCTAATGAAACAACTGttcaaaaacacatcaaatgaTTAAATCTTAAGAATtatcctaaaataaaaaaaacggtTAGCATaattaaagagacaaaaaaaaaaattttgtttcttcCACATATGAAGATACAAAGAAAATTGTAGTAGCAAAACTCACCATGGTACATGCTAGGATGAACCCAGCTGTTCAAAGAATATTCAAAGCTACTGATTCCAGGACATTAAAGCCTTCCAGATCTAAAAGGGATCTGACAAAGCAGCAATCCCTTTACAACACCAGCAAAAACAACTGACTGCCTTTTCTTGCCCTGTATTTCAGTATTGctctattaaaataaaaagcaataaaactgtAAGCTGAATTGCATGCATAGAAAAACTGCATGTGTTAGAAAAGCCACATGGAAATTACAGAAGTAGCTGTACTTGTTCCTTGTTTGCAACCATAACAAATAAAGACaatcttaaaataatttgtggTTTTAGCATAAACCTGTTGTTCCTTTTTCCAGTAATGAAACCAAGTAGCACAAGCTTTAAGGttatgctaaaaacaaaaaaaagtgcaactgtatacatttaaaatgatcacaaaAAACTAGAAAAGTTGTTTTGGAGCAATATTGCTTCTTGGTATCTTACTGTAGGAaaggctttttgttttctcatgcAGGGTGtcatgaaaaaaatgcatggTTGCTTGGATGTGCTTCTCATACCAGAGAGTCCAGTGCAACTACCTTTACTGACTTGTGACAAGTGCTGGTTGAAGAAAGGAATGCCAAAATAGAATGTGACCAAGCTGTCAATCAGCATGATGGCCAGGCTGTTGTAGCCGTGAATAGCTTTCCAGCGCATTCCTGATACCTCGATTTGTTAAAGGAAAAATGACTATATTACAGATATCTCGTTTCTTCAAACTTCTATTGTTCAATCCAATAAATGACACCAAACAAGAGTCAACAGCAGAAAGGCATTGTGAATTGCCAGAGATTATAATTGTAATTgtataactttaaaaattattgcCAAGAAGCATTGTTGCAGAAAAGAAATAActgataaaacacaaattgtCTTAATTTTTGCAAACTCTATATTGTCATCCCTTCAGAGTGTCTCTTTAAAGAGATTGCTGTACTGTTTGTGGCTCTCAGTAGCCAATACACTCCTGAGGCTGAACCAGAAGTATGGTTGTGCCTGTGGGTTTGTCGGCCACTCGAGCACAGACCGCTTGTACAATCGCTTTCTTAAGCGCAGATATTTTGAGTTGCAAGAtactttttccaaaaaaatcaGTACTATGACgtcatttttttcatccatCAGTCTTTGGTGGGCCATATAGAAGGCTGTACTGAAATTACCCCCTTGGATGTAATTTTTGGTGAGAATGAACACAGTCCTCTTGCTCTTGTGGATGCTCTGGGAGAGGTTGTCAATCAGGGGACAACCGGGGACCCAGTCTCGTTCCTCCAGACACAGTGTCAATCGGCGATCTCCCCGCTCCTCCAGATGAGGACACATTTCCTTCATCACCCACTCTGACACAGCAGAATCATTTTTGTCAAACATCACAAAGGCGTCATAGACCTCACTTTGAGAAGAAAGGCGGCTGTAGCCCTTGAGTTTAGCCCTGCAGAAGTGATAAATGTACCAGACGTCCCACAGGTAGAGGTGACTAGCAATGGACAGAGTAATGAAGCTAAGGAGGAGTGAAGTCATGAGAATGTAGAGGATGATTGATAGGAAGGAGTGCTGGCAGGCTTGTAAGTCCACTGAGACCACAAGATTACCTTTTTGCACTCCTGGAGAAGCACAGGTAACATCGATTCCTATTCGAGGGATGGTCACCGTGGTCTTGTTTAGCCATGTGATGAACCAAGAGGCATTACAGGTGCAAAGGAAACTGTTTTTGTGCAGAAGCAACTTGTCCATCTGCTTAATAACATTATCTGGAAAGCTAGATTGCTCAATATGTTTTATAAGATTGAAGCTAAGATCTagatattttaaacttaaagcTTCCTGGAGGAAATTTGGCGTGAGTTTTAGGATTCTGTTGTCatgtaaaacaagttttttaaGTGATATGGTACAGTTTGACAGCATTCTTGGAACAGAGGTTAGGTAATTTCCACTGAGGTCCAAGACTTTCAGAGATCTCAGAAGTTGTAATTCCCCCCATGCAAAAAAGTacagtttgttctttttaatgtGGAGCTCAGACAGATTGTCTGGCAGACCACTGAAGACTTCTCTTCGAACTGAAAGGAGGTTATTGGAAGAAATGTCTAGTAGTCTCAGATTACGTAATTTTTTGAAATAGTGGATATATCTTGTGTCCCCATCTCTCCACAACATGTCCAACCTGTTGCCTCTGAACTCCAACTTCTCTAAAGATTCACTTTCCATTTCTGTGTTGGTGGAAGTAGAAATCTTGTTGTGATTCATTAGCAGTACcttgagtttttttaaattcttagtGAAATTAAGCATATGAGTCAAGCCCTCTGATTCAAAATAATGGTTATTTTTACTTATATCCAAGATGACCAAATTGCTTAGCTCTTTAAAAGCAGTTGAGTACAACAGGTCCAGGCGATTTGATGAGAAGTCCAGGTACTGCAAATTAGTCAGATTGCTAAACTCAGATCCATTCAGGCTTTGGCTCATTGCATTTCCTGAAAGATTGAGGCACCTCAACTCCTTCAGGTTTAAAAACCTTGAATGcaagaaaaatatgttgtttctgCTCACATCCAAGGTTTTGCCAAAGTCGCTGCATTCCTTCTTGACAAATAATGTAACGATTCCAAGTTCCTTATCTTTGTATTTGCAGCTGCGAGCATATTCATCATATCTGAAGTAATGAATTTCTCTCACTTCCTTGTTCTGGAACTGATCAGCTGTTGACATGGGGGACCACAGCATAGCCTCTCCCCCGTTGAAACTAAACACATTTTGAGCATCAGAGGGAGATGATATTTTATTATCAGACAAACTGATTATACGAAAGCTTTTTAACTCCATTAAAATGCTGAGGTTTGCCATTTTGATAAAGTTTGTGCCGAGATCAAGAACTGTAAGATTTGGAAGACGTTTTAAGGGAGCAATGCTTTCTGGCTTTAGTTGCTGAAACACATAGCCCTTTAGTCTGAGAATTTCAAGAGACATGAGGGAGGAGAAACTGGAATTCAGTCTAAGAGTTTGAGGATACCTCTGGAGCTCATAGTTAAAAGACAAGTCCAGTTCTTCTAGCTTGCCAAGAAACTTAGGAAAGTTTGTGGACCCAATATCTCTGGCTAAAAAGTTTGATGAGAGATCAAGCACTCTCAGATCCTTTGTGTTAGTGAACCATTCAGGTAATATACATGTCAGGGAATTACTGTGCAAACGTAACGTTTTTAGttttgtcaacattttaaaagctcCCTTACTTATTTTTAGGGGTGCGTTATTTGGGCATGGGGTGCATGGGAAAGGGGCATTGTAGCATCGAGGGCAATTTCCACTAATATCTAAAATCTCAAGGTTtgtcaagtttttaaaatcctcATCAGAGACCTCTTGGATGTTGTTATTGTATAGATACAGCTCTCTTAAACTTACAGGCAACCTATAGGGAATAAAGGATAAGTTGTTTGACTTAAGGGACAGCAATGTTAGGTTTTCCAATTTTAAGAATGCACCATCTTCTATGCCATAGGAAACATTACAGGGGTTGCGATAATAGCAGTTTTGTCCCAGGTAGAGCACCTGAACATTTTGGATTTCAGAAAGATTTTccttagaaatataaaaaatatgattcACTTCTAAACTCAGAAGGACAAGGTTTGAAGGTAAGCCTTTAGGAATGCTATCAAGCTGATTCCCATCTAGATACAGTGCCCGTAGATTCCTTAGTGCAGTAAATGTATCCTCCGCAATGGTCACACTTTTTGTGCACATGTTGTCCTTCGGGCCAATTTTGATGGGTACGCAGTTGCACCTCATGTCAATCTCTGTGAGGTTGTCCAGACCGTGAAAGGAGGTTGCGTTCAAATTTGGAATATGGTTGATGGTGAGAGTCAGATTGGTAGTCTCTCCTGGGATGGAGATGGGGACGTTCTTGAGACTTCTTTCAGTGCAGTCCACTGTCACAGTCCCATTACTGACCTCGCTGACATCGCATGGCAGGGTTTTTGGGTAGGAGATGACACTTGTTGTTTGAATGCAATAACCCAGGCCCAGCAGGGCCCCACACATCTGCACAAAAACAGGTGACTTTATGAAAACCATGCAGTGCTAAATATACATAACTATTTCAAATAAGTCCAATTTAACATATTCTACTTTACAATGCAGTAAAACACAAATAgtacattttcaatatttagcattttattgatttacattttcattgaaAACTTAATAGTTAAGCTCATAGAGTTTGTTATGTAGATTCTgatatatttctgtttgtttctgttattttagatTACGGATTACAGCTGAAGCAAAAATATAGTCACTCACAAAAGATTAGaaacaatcaataaaataatagtaTGCTGAAAAGTTCATCCGTGTACTGCACAGTATATGTACTGGAGGCTTTCAGCTTGTTACTCTGCTGAGGTCTTCAGCCCAGGCTGCTTTATTAgccaactttattttgtttgctttgttggtTCTTAAGTCTCTCGTCTTCCACTATAACACTTGATCCAGCCACAATTCATGACTTGCCAATCTCCCCTagactctttgttttttcttcacaatcCCTTCAAGGCTGCAGTTACAGCTATTGCTTTTGAATCTTTTTCTAGCacaatttttccttccactcaccTTTCTGTAAATATTCTTGGATACATTGCTCTTTGACAAGCCAACTTctttagaaaatacattttttacctAGTAGTTATGTCAACTGGGTTCTACATGATTGTGTGTAAAACGTCTAGTTTTGTACGAATTTGGTGTTACCAGCTGTAAGCCACAGTAATCaacattaacagaaagaaatgcttaaaatataTCACTTTGTgttaaattactcaaataatattttttaatgacattctAATGTATCATGAATATATAAGAAGTGACGTATGTCTCACTTACCAGGTggagaaacatatttttgtaggAGTATACAAATGTGgcttgctgctgctgtcaaCACAAGAAGAATGCTGAAAGAGCTGGACTGCAATCAGCACTATAGTAATAACATGAAAGTAACAGGTGGCTATGTAAACCTAGTGTGTGTATAATTGGACAGCATCACTTCCCTATTGTTTTAAACCTCACACATTAAAATTGTTAttcttgtacattttttattgtggcgactgtgtttgtctttgttttgtagGCATATGCTGAATGAGagaatttcatttaattgtAATATAGAGATaaagtttttgacattttctacaACTACAAAATATAGTGTGGAGAAAATATCCAACTACACAGCTAAATAACTAAATGGTTTCATTTCTCTGAAAGTTGATGGGCGGAAAGTGAAATTGATGGTTAGAATTTGGGTTTGAAAATTTACATTGTAAATGGCGCAGAATCTTTTTTCGGCCATCTGTGGCTCATTTGTGGCTTCATGGCTGAACAACCTACACCCTCACATGATCACAGCGTACATGTTAGTTCCTTCAGCCTCTggacaaaacttaaaaatctcACTGTTTACCATAATAGAATTCACAATCGGTGGTTAAACAAATATGGACAGAcattttcacttatttatttaatacattttgggCTAAATCCAATGTTTTTTCTGCATCTGATAAGATGGCCAAATCCAATGTTACATTGCAAGATACATTGCTTTCAAATGTACTCTGATTATTATATATAGAAATACATGtagaattatatttttaaaataaatatagcaGTTAAAATGTTCTATTATTTTTCAGGAAACAAAATCATAACATAAATTTCTTTCCCATTACGTTTCAGTTTGTGTTCGTCAAACTTTCTCCTGCCCATTATAGAAAACTTATTGGGACTTCTTTTAAGCCTGGAATCATAAACTCCAACGTCACCACTAACTCGAAAGCTTTCaaactaaagtttttattttgaaagttttggtactttctattttaaaatatctcatCCAATGAGTTGTTCAAATTTGCTGGGGTCACAAAAATATCGCCCCCATCTCAGAGTAGAAATCTCCAGCTTCTTGAGCCATGCTAAACTTACAACTTTAGATTTGCCAATGCAGTCAGATTTAAAGTTTAAGTGTAAAAAGTTATATATCCTACCTGCTCTACATAACAATTGGTGTCTTCATCTTGTATAAATCCATATTGGTGCCAGAGTCTTAATCTACTTCTATACATCAATATGTCATATTAAGTTTAAGCTTAGTGGATGAGAGTTCAAGAGTCATTTATggataaagacaaaaattatttaattcaagcatagaaaaaaaatgctcttaAGACTGCAAAGATTATTGACTTCAGTGTGGATCTTTTGATTGATACTATAGatgggtttttattgtttttacattggTTAATGCTTTTGTCGTTTTCTAGCGCTTTGATATTTACATGcattataaatacattattgTTAAAATCTAGAACTAGAAAATCTCACAGAAAATTTATGCAAGATTGAAAGTCAAAAGTTCCT carries:
- the LOC116723026 gene encoding toll-like receptor 7; amino-acid sequence: MFLHLMCGALLGLGYCIQTTSVISYPKTLPCDVSEVSNGTVTVDCTERSLKNVPISIPGETTNLTLTINHIPNLNATSFHGLDNLTEIDMRCNCVPIKIGPKDNMCTKSVTIAEDTFTALRNLRALYLDGNQLDSIPKGLPSNLVLLSLEVNHIFYISKENLSEIQNVQVLYLGQNCYYRNPCNVSYGIEDGAFLKLENLTLLSLKSNNLSFIPYRLPVSLRELYLYNNNIQEVSDEDFKNLTNLEILDISGNCPRCYNAPFPCTPCPNNAPLKISKGAFKMLTKLKTLRLHSNSLTCILPEWFTNTKDLRVLDLSSNFLARDIGSTNFPKFLGKLEELDLSFNYELQRYPQTLRLNSSFSSLMSLEILRLKGYVFQQLKPESIAPLKRLPNLTVLDLGTNFIKMANLSILMELKSFRIISLSDNKISSPSDAQNVFSFNGGEAMLWSPMSTADQFQNKEVREIHYFRYDEYARSCKYKDKELGIVTLFVKKECSDFGKTLDVSRNNIFFLHSRFLNLKELRCLNLSGNAMSQSLNGSEFSNLTNLQYLDFSSNRLDLLYSTAFKELSNLVILDISKNNHYFESEGLTHMLNFTKNLKKLKVLLMNHNKISTSTNTEMESESLEKLEFRGNRLDMLWRDGDTRYIHYFKKLRNLRLLDISSNNLLSVRREVFSGLPDNLSELHIKKNKLYFFAWGELQLLRSLKVLDLSGNYLTSVPRMLSNCTISLKKLVLHDNRILKLTPNFLQEALSLKYLDLSFNLIKHIEQSSFPDNVIKQMDKLLLHKNSFLCTCNASWFITWLNKTTVTIPRIGIDVTCASPGVQKGNLVVSVDLQACQHSFLSIILYILMTSLLLSFITLSIASHLYLWDVWYIYHFCRAKLKGYSRLSSQSEVYDAFVMFDKNDSAVSEWVMKEMCPHLEERGDRRLTLCLEERDWVPGCPLIDNLSQSIHKSKRTVFILTKNYIQGGNFSTAFYMAHQRLMDEKNDVIVLIFLEKVSCNSKYLRLRKRLYKRSVLEWPTNPQAQPYFWFSLRSVLATESHKQYSNLFKETL